The following DNA comes from Homo sapiens chromosome 19 genomic scaffold, GRCh38.p14 alternate locus group ALT_REF_LOCI_27 HSCHR19KIR_FH05_B_HAP_CTG3_1.
tcttagtttttacctgATAGTCTttctctgttccaggatcccattcaAGATTTCACATTgcggctgggagtggtggctcacgcctgtaatcccaacacttagggaagccgaggcgggtggatcacccaaggtcaggagttcgagaccagcctggccaacatggtgaattccccgtctctactgaaaatgcaacaatcgctgggcgcggtggctcacgcctgtaatcccaacactttgggtggctgaggtgggtggatcacctgaggtcaggagttcgagaccagcctggccaacacagtgaaacctcgtctctactaaaaatggaaaaaattggccaggcctggtggcacacgcctgtaatcccagctacttgggaggctgaggcaggagaatcgcttgaacccaggaggcagaggttgcagtgagccaagatcacaccactgcactccaggctgggcgacagggcgagactccatctcacacacacacacacaaaaagatttcACATTGCATTCAGGTGtcatgtatctttatttttttttttttttttttttttgagatggagtcccgctgtgttgcccaggctggagtgcagtggcacaatctcggctcactgcaagctccaacctcccgggttcacgccattctcctgcctcagcctcccgagtagctgggactacaggcgcccgccaccacgcctggctaattttttgtatttttagtagagatagggtttcactgtgttagccaggatggtctcaatcttctgacctcgtgatccgcccgcctggcctcccaaagtgctgggattactggcgtgagccaccacgcccggcccccgaaaatgctgggattacaggcatgagccaccgcacctggcctcccaaagtgctgggattccaggcgtgagccaccgtgcccggcaggtGTCATGTATCTTTAGGTTTGTCTTGGCTGTCACAGCTTCTCAGATGTTGCTGGTTTTCCATGACCTTGTCAGTTTTGAGGGTAGTGGTCCATTATTTTCAAGGGTACTCCCACTACTGGAAATTGTCCGATGTTTTGCTCATGACTAGACTGAGTTATGGGTCATTGCAGGCAAGACCACAGAAGCAAAGTGCCATTTCATCTCCTCATAGCAAAGGTTTAAACTGTCCATGGGAACATGACTGTGGATGTTGAGCTGGCTGTTGTTGAAAGCCTGGCTGAAGTAGTAACTGTGGCCAGACAccgtggctcgtgcctgtaatcccagcactttgggaggctgggcgccgtggctcacgcctgtaatcccagcactttgagaagccgagatgggcagatcacttaagcccaggagaccagcctgggcaacatagtaagaccccatctgtacaaaaaatcaaaaaattagctgggcatggtggcacccacctgtagtctcagttacttgagaggctgagatggtaggatcacctgagcctgggaggtcgaggctgcagtgagccgtgattatgccactgccctcagcctgggcgacagagtgagaccctctctaaaataaataaattctaaaaaagaaaaaagaggctgggcactgtggttcacgcctgtaatcccagcactttgggaggctgaggcaggtggatcacctgaggtcagggattcaagaccagcctgaccaacatggagaaacctcatctttactaaaaatacaaaaattagctgggcgtggtggcgggtgcctgtaatcccagctactcgggaggctgaggcaggagactcacttgaacctcggaggtggaggttgcagtgagctgagatcgtgccactgcactgcagcctcagtgacagagtgagactccatctcaaaaaacaataataggctgggcacagttgctcatgcctgtaatcccagcactttgggaggccaaggtgggcaaatcacctgaggtcaggagttcgagaccagcctgaccaacatggagagaccccgtctctactaaaaatacaaaaattagctgggcgtggtggtacgcacctgtaatcccagtttctcgggaggctgaggcaggagaattgcttgaacccgggagacggaggttgcagtgagctgagatcacgccactgcactccagcttgggcaataagagcgaaactccatctcaaaaaaatatataataataacaataataagaagaagaaaagaataaaggagaaaaggtcTTTCTAATAGCTCACTCTTTTCTCTCTTAGGCTTGTATGGCAAACCCTTCCTCTCTGCAGATCGGGGTCTGGTGTTGATGCCAGGAGAGAATATTTCCCTCACGTGCAGCTCAGCACACATCCCATTTGATAGATTTTCACTGGCCAAGGAGGGAGAACTTTCTCTGCCACAGCACCAAAGTGGGGAACACCCGGCCAACTTCTCTTTGGGTCCTGTGGACCTCAATGTCTCAGGGATCTACAGGTGCTACGGTTGGTACAACAGGAGCCCCTACCTGTGGTCCTTCCCCAGTAATGCCTTGGAGCTTGTGGTCACAGGTAGGTACCGCCCAGTCCAGCCCTGTGTCTGGGTTGGCTGTCCAGGGCCTTGCCACCGGGCAGGAATATGAAGACGTGCACTGAGAGTGAAGTGAAGAGAGGCAAAGGCTCTCACTCCAGGACAGTGGAGAGAGAAAGGCTTCCCCACCACACTTTCCGCTTTCACTTCCTCGCTAGAGTTCTCCAGACAGGGTTCATTGAAAACTTAGTCTGTGGAGAACAGAAGGGCTAACtcagtttgtttcattttatttatttcattttattttccgggatagagtcttgctctttcgccaaggctggagtgcagtggcacgatctcgactcactgcaaccttcgcctcccaggttcaagcaattctcctgcctcagcctcctgagtagctgggaccacacagacagggtttcaccatgttggccaggctggtctcgaactcccgacctcaggtgatccacctgcctcggcctcccaaagtgctgggattacaggcgtgagccaccgcgcctggccaggctGCACACATTCTTATTAGGATTCCACCTTGTTCTGGTGTTGTAGAGATGTGATTAGGTATTTAGTGAATTCACCAAGTGaggagagaatgaaaagaaaacacaacctgcctggccgggcgtggtggcgtgagcctgtcgtcccagctactcaggaggctgaggcaggagaatcacttgaacccaggaggcagctgttgcagtgagccaagatcacgccattgcactccagcctgggtgacagaacgagactccacctcaagaaaaaaaaaaaaaacatggttgggcacgatggctcacgcctgtaatctgagcacattgggaggctgaggcaggtggatcacctgaggtcgggagttcgagaccagcctggccaacatagtgaaaccccatctccactaaaaatacaaaaattaaccaggcgtggtggtggtgggcgcctgtaatcccagctacttgggaggctgaggcaggagaatcacttgaccagggaggcggaggttgcagtgagccgagatcacgccactgcactccagcctgggcaacagagtgagactccatctcaaaaaaaaaaaaaaaaaaaaacacacacaacctGCCCATAATCACCTCCTTCCCAGTTTATAGCACTTCCCTGGGAAGCACAGTTCCTTGCCCGTGAACACAGTCTTGCTGACTGATCAGTGTGGTGCTGGCGAAGCATGAGCTCATTGAGGGGATGCTTGAGGGAGTCCCATTTTGGCAAGCGAAAAGGAAAATGAGCTCCCGTTTCAGGGCTCTGGGGTTGGGATGGAATGGAACACAACCACCAACCATTCATCTCCTTGAATTGTGTCTCCAGACTCCATCCACCAAGATTACACGACGCAGAACTTGATCCGCATGGCCGTGGCAGGACTGGTCCTCGTGGCTCTCTTGGCCATACTGGTTGAAAATTGGCACAGCCATACGGCACTGAACAAGGAAGCCTCGGCAGATGTGGCTGAACCGAGCTGGAGCCAACAGATGTGTCAGCCAGGATTGACCTTTGCACGAACACCAAGTGTCTGCAAGTAAACACCTGGAGGTGAAGGCAGAGAGGAGCCAGGACTGTGGAGTCCGACAAAGCTACTTGAAGGACACAAGAGAGAAAAGCTCACTAAGAAGCttgaatctacttttttttttttttgagacagagtctggctctgtcacccaggctggagtgcagtggagcaatctcggctcattgaacctcttgggttcaagtgattcttgtgcctcagcctcccaagtagctggaattacaggcacataccactgcacccagctaatttttgtatttttagtagagatggggtttcactgtgttggccaggctggtctcgaactcctgacctcaggtgatccacccaccttggcctcccaaagtgctgagattataggcatgagccaccacgcctggccagatgCATGTTCAAACCAATCAAATGGTGTTTTCTTATGCAGGACTGATCGATTTGCACCCACCTTTCTGCACATAAGTTATGGTTTTCCATCTTATCTGTCTTCTGATTTTTTATATCCtgtttaatttcttccttcattgttcttctctttttttatttattttatttatttttatttttatttttatttgagacagagtctcactctgttgcccaggctggagtgcagtggcacgatctcggctcactgcaacctctgcctcctgggttcaagtgattctcctgcctcggcctcccaagtagctgggattgcaggctcccaccatcacgcccagctacttttacagtatttttagtagagacggggtttcatcacattggccaagctggtctcaaacttctgacctcgtgatctgcccgcctcggcctcccaaagtgctgggattacagatgtgagccactgcgcccagccttctttttatatttttaaatgtgtcttcCCCAAATATAAATGGTTGGTAAGCATGCCAAATATATTCAATAACCcccctcctttatttttttttgttgaagtgaggctctccctatgttgcctaagctggtcttgaactcctggtctcaagcaatcctcctacctcagcctcctgctgtgTTCATCTACAAATTGATAAGAGTGAAAGTCATAATCCTACAGGAGGATTACCCTATTTATTTCACAAACCCTATTTCTACCGGATTTTCATAcaaggaatacaggcatgtgtttcacctcattaatttattttttcacttagttTTGATGATATTCACATATATTATCAAGTGTGCAAACATTAAATTCTTGTGTACAAAACTCAAATGGTCTTCCAAATAAttccccattcttttttcttataaactttCACAGCTTTACCCTTGACAGACTTTACTCAAGGAAATCTAAGTTGGTCATATGTGGCTCTTTCACTGATTGCTATTTACTTCATTGTCCAGTAGCTtatgtatgaaaatataattataaaatgtaaggGTCCTACTTCCAGTGAAACTGAAGGGACTTAGGCCCACTTTTATCCTTTACTGAGAGCTTATCTCTACTTGATAAAATTTCTACTGTATTCTTGGCTTAACTCAGGtcctgtgattaaaaaaaaaatgcaaagtattTCTAACTTTCTTTATTGACTGCTTTTCACACTTTATACAAGTTCTGGCCCATATCTTCagtttgttctgatttttttcaccaggtgtggtggcaggtgcctgtagtcccagctactccaggggctgaggcaggagaatggcgtgaacctgggaggcggggcttgcaatgagctgagatcacgccactacactccagcctgggccacagagcgagactccgtctcaaaagtaaacaaacaaataaataataaataaataaataaagggaaagtGCCACAATTTTGGATGAAGGGGGTTGAGGGACTTTACGTCAGGTCCAGGACTTGGATTACAGAGACACAATGGGGCTAGATTCCCAGAGATGGATAAGATTAAACTCATATAAGTCGTTTTGCTGACAGAAGGACCTTGTTTGGAAAAAGCGTTTTCAGAATAATAAAGTTCCTGAGCTCttcagaaaagtattttattgtCCTGTAACCACAGTAACAAGTAGCCACCAAAACTGATTTTTAACCCATCATCAATGACAACTCATCTCTGTGaagatgctctttttttttttttttttttttgagacggggtcttgctctgtcacccaggctggggagcagtgACGTgacctcggctccctgcaacctctctTTCCcgggttcagcaattctcctgcctcagcctccccagtagctgggattataggcacctgccaccacacgcagataatttttgtatttttagtacagacgggtttcgccatgttggccaagctggtcacaaacttctgacctcagggtgatctgcctgcctcagcctctcaaagtgctgggattacaggagtgagccacaaaGCCCGGCCACTCCATACGTTTTATATTGTTATGTTACCATCAGTCAGGCAGCTCCTTGCTTCTAAAAGTCATCCAATCAGACTCATTTCAGTAAACACCCAAGCATGAGTGACAACCAATCAAAGTAATATCTTCCCAATGACCACACTTTTCCAGATGACGTCAAGCCACAGAAGGCCCTGAAAATCCAACAATCTCTGAAGTATACATTTcccaggctgagcgcagtggctcacacctgaaatcccagcactttgggaggctaaggcaggcagatcacgaggccaggagttcgagaccagcctggccaacatggcaaaaccccgtctctactaaaaatacaaaaattagccaggtgtggtggcacgcacctgcattaccagctactgaggaggctgaggcaggagaatggcttgaacccaggaggcggaggttgcagtgagccaagatcgtaccaccgcactccagccttggtgacagagcaagactccatctcaacaacaacaacaaaaatggttGAAATAAAACTTCTATGTGTTGAACGATTCCTCTTTTAggcatagagtttcagttttacaagatgaaaatattctggagatctgtttcaAAACACCGTGAATACATTTAACACTGCTATACTGTACACTTACaatggctaagatggtaaattgtatgttatgtttttactacaatttttttttttttttttctgagacagagtctcactcttgttgcccaggctggagtgcaatggtgcggtctcggctcaccgcaacctccgcctcctgggctcaagccattctcctgcctcagcctccagagcagctgggattacaggcatgcgccaccacgcctggctaattttatatttttagaagagacggggtttctccatgttggtcaggctggtctcgaactctggacctcaggtgatccacccgccttggcctcccaaagtgctgggatcacaggcgtgagccaccacgcctggcctacaatttttttttaacttttttttctgagatggagtctcgctcttgtcacccaagttggagtgcagtagtgtgatctcggctcactgcaacctctgcctccctggttcaagggattctcctgcctcaacctcccaagtgtgGGAGATCAGTCAGAGTAGCAGAAGAAATTATAGGAATAGGAAGcagcaaaccttcttggaaggccaggGAGGTTGGCATAGCTTCAGATAGTTTGGCTGAAAGCAGCCAGATTCTCTTTTCAGGAGCCAAACAGCTTAGGGCGCAGATACAAAGGAATGCGGAGTATTTTATCTAAATAGCTTGCTTAGTCATATGGTCCTAAAATCAACCTTTGATCATTCTCGGGCAAGATGGCCCTCTCCAGGGAGGTGGCGGGGGGCGGTGACCAGGTTAATTACCCACAGGTgtgttgactcaaagcctttgtTAATTAAATCTGTGCTAAATAAATGCAAGCGTTGCCAGCTTAGAGGGGCTGCACTCTCTTTGGCTCCTAGTGCCGGCAGCCCCCTGGCCTGCTCTTTCACTGAATATTGGTGTCTGAGGACGTGTCTCATCTGTCGTACAGCTGGGATCTGCAGAACAGATCCCCCCCGcacccaagaagctgggattacaggcacccgccgccatgcccagctcatttttgtatttttagtagagacagggtttcaccatgttggtcaggccggtctcgaactcccggcctcaggtgatctgcccgcctcagcctcccaaaagtgcttggattacaggcatgagccactgcgcctggccttagaaaacttctttttcttttttttttttttttttttttgagacagagtttcactctgtcgctacgctggtgtgatctgggctcactgcaatctccgcctcccaggttcaagtgattcccctgcctcagcctcccgagtagctggaactacaggtgcgcaccgccacgcccggctaatttcttgtattttcgtggagacggggtttcaccatgttggctaggctggtctgtttcatgcgcgtccgtgtgaagagaccaccaaacaggctctgtgtgagcaacaaggctgtttatttcacctgggtgcaggcaggctgagtccgacaagagagtcagcgaagggggataggggtggggccgttttataggatttgggtaggtaaaggaaaattacagtcaaaggggggttgttctttggtgggcaggagtggggggtcacaaggtgctcagtaggggagcttttgagtcAGGATGAACCagaagaaggaatttcacaagataatgtcatcagttaaggcaggaacaggccattttcatttctttcgtggtggaatgtcatcagttaaggcaggaaccggccatctggatgtgtacgtgcaggtcacaggggatatgatggcttagcttgggctcagaggcctgacattcctgtcttcttatattaataagaaaaataaaacgaaatagtggtaaagtgttgggatggcgaaaattttggggggtggtatggagagagaatgggcgatgtttctcagggctgcttcgagcgggattaggggcggcgtgggaacctagagtgggagagattaagctgaaggaagattttgtggtaaggggtgatattgtgggattgttagaagaaacatttttcatttagaattactggtgatggcctggatgcagttttgtatgaattgaaaaactaaatggaataaggaaaggagaaaaacaggtattaaaggtctaagaattgggaggacctaggacatctaattagagagtgcctaaggaggttcagcatagccttgccagcaaagattatttatttacttcaagagttaagagtggtggtttggggatagcaccaggagatatcagctgtgatggcttggaaaaacagtgtaaaccagcagtgtaaacaagagcagggcatgtgtgagtagttgagaatggtgaataggagtatgactagacagaagatagtagggatgacaagtttttggggGCACattccaagttggtctggtgtctggaatgagactggggcttaataaaaaggagcgtctatacaggagctcaaatgggctgtaccctttagcattctgaggacaggcctgaattctgagaaaagaaagtggtaaaagtattgtccagtcttttttaagttggtggctgagcttggtgaggtgtgtttttaaaagactattagtctgttctacttttcctgaagactgaggactgtaagggatataaaggtttcactgaataccaagagcctgaaaaactgcttggctgatttgactaataaaggccggtctgctatcagactgtatagaggtgggaaggccaaactgtggaattatgtctgacagaagggaagaaatgacctcggtggccttctcagaccctgtgggaaaggcctctacccatccagtgaaagtgtctacccagaccaagaggtattttagtttcctgactcagggcatgtgagtaaagtcaatttgccagtcctaggcgggggcaaatccccgagcctgatgtgtagggaagggaggggacctGAGCAATccctgaggggtagtagaatagcagatggaacactgagaagtggtttccttgaggatagatttccaggatggaaaggaaatgagaggttctaagagatggGCTAgcagcttgtaacctacatggaagaggctATGAAATATCGAccgaatagaatgggcctgtgaggctggaaggaggtattttccttggtctaagaaccatttgccttgtgtgggaagagattgatgggtggaagtttcagtgggggagtaggtgggagtgactgatgagaaggagaaaaactggctgtGGGGGACAGAAATTGGCATGCTAGCTGCTTGTctagctaccttatcagcataagcataGATGTGAGAGACAGAAGTTGGAAAGCTAGCTGCTTGTCTAGCCACCTTGTCAGCATAGGCATTGTctagagcaatgggatctgatgacttttgatggcctttgcagtgaatgactccagcttcctctGGGAGTAAAGCGGCCTTGAGCAGAGTTTTTATTAAGGAGGCATTAAAgatggaggacccttgtgtagtgaggaaacctctttcagcccatatgACCGCATGGTGGGGCAGAATatgaaaggcatatttagagtcagtataaatattgatgcataGTCCTTTTGCATCAGTGAGGGCTTGAGTTAAGGCAACTAattcggcttgctgagaggtagtggagggggcagagcggtagcctcaatgatagatgtggaagatactatagcatagcctgcctttgctggtgagtggcgattaggcctggtggaactgccatcaataaactaaaTGTGATTAGGGTGaggaataggaaagaaggaaatgtggggaaatggggtgaatgtcaggtggatcagagagatacagtcatgggggtcaggtgtggtatccggaataatgtgggaggccggattgaagtatGGGCCAgtaacaatggtaattgtgggagactcaacaaagagtgagtacagctgaaggagccggggagcagaaagtatatgcgtcaggtgtgaggaagaaaatagatttttggaagttatgagaactgtagagagtgagttgagcatagtttgtgattttgagggcctctaaaactattaaagcagcggcagccgctgctCACAGAcgtgagggctaggctaaaacagtaagatcaagttgtttggacagaaaggctacagggtgcggtcctggctcttgtgtaagagtTCTGACcacgctaaccatgcctaggaaggaaaggagttgttgttttgtagaaggtgctggggtttgagagatcactaggacacgattggcagggagagcacgtgtgtttttatgagaattatgccgagataggtaacagaggaggaagaaatttgggcttgactgaagtaatgggggctgtctgtgaagccttgcagcagtacagcctaggtaatttgctgagcttgatcggtgtcagggtcagtccaagtgaaagcgaagagaggctgggatgaagggtgcaaaggaacagtaaagaaagcatgtttgagatccagaacagaataatgggttgtagaggcaggtattgaggataggagagtatatgggtttggcactacggggtggataggcaaaacaatttggttgataaggtgcagatcctgaactaatgtgtaagccttgtctggttttaggacaggtaaaatgggagaattgtaaggggagtttataggctttaaaaggccatgctgtagcaggctttaatccttttaaagcatgctgtgggatgggatattggcattgagcggggtaaggttgattaggttttaatgagatggtaaggggtgcatgattggtcaccaaggagggagtagaggtatcctatacttgtgggttaaggtggggggatacaagaggaggacacaaaggaggctttggattgggaagaagggcagcaatgagatatagctgtagtccaggaatagtcagggaagcagataatttagttaaagtgtctcagcctaataagggaactgggcaggtggggataactaaaaaggagtgcttgaaagagtattgtctaagttggcaccagagttggggagttttaagaggtttagaagcctagctgtcaatacctacaacagttatggaggcaagagaaacaggcccttgaaaagaaggtaatgtggagtgggtagcctccatattgattaagaaggggacgggcttaccttccactgtg
Coding sequences within:
- the FCAR gene encoding immunoglobulin alpha Fc receptor isoform a precursor (isoform a precursor is encoded by transcript variant 1) is translated as MDPKQTTLLCLVLCLGQRIQAQEGDFPMPFISAKSSPVIPLDGSVKIQCQAIREAYLTQLMIIKNSTYREIGRRLKFWNETDPEFVIDHMDANKAGRYQCQYRIGHYRFRYSDTLELVVTGLYGKPFLSADRGLVLMPGENISLTCSSAHIPFDRFSLAKEGELSLPQHQSGEHPANFSLGPVDLNVSGIYRCYGWYNRSPYLWSFPSNALELVVTDSIHQDYTTQNLIRMAVAGLVLVALLAILVENWHSHTALNKEASADVAEPSWSQQMCQPGLTFARTPSVCK
- the FCAR gene encoding immunoglobulin alpha Fc receptor isoform h (isoform h is encoded by transcript variant 8), coding for MDPKQTTLLCLGDFPMPFISAKSSPVIPLDGSVKIQCQAIREAYLTQLMIIKNSTYREIGRRLKFWNETDPEFVIDHMDANKAGRYQCQYRIGHYRFRYSDTLELVVTGLYGKPFLSADRGLVLMPGENISLTCSSAHIPFDRFSLAKEGELSLPQHQSGEHPANFSLGPVDLNVSGIYRCYDSIHQDYTTQNLIRMAVAGLVLVALLAILVENWHSHTALNKEASADVAEPSWSQQMCQPGLTFARTPSVCK
- the FCAR gene encoding immunoglobulin alpha Fc receptor isoform X1 — its product is MPFISAKSSPVIPLDGSVKIQCQAIREAYLTQLMIIKNSTYREIGRRLKFWNETDPEFVIDHMDANKAGRYQCQYRIGHYRFRYSDTLELVVTGLYGKPFLSADRGLVLMPGENISLTCSSAHIPFDRFSLAKEGELSLPQHQSGEHPANFSLGPVDLNVSGIYRCYGWYNRSPYLWSFPSNALELVVTDSIHQDYTTQNLIRMAVAGLVLVALLAILVENWHSHTALNKEASADVAEPSWSQQMCQPGLTFARTPSVCK
- the FCAR gene encoding immunoglobulin alpha Fc receptor isoform b precursor (isoform b precursor is encoded by transcript variant 2), with protein sequence MDPKQTTLLCLVLCLGQRIQAQEGDFPMPFISAKSSPVIPLDGSVKIQCQAIREAYLTQLMIIKNSTYREIGRRLKFWNETDPEFVIDHMDANKAGRYQCQYRIGHYRFRYSDTLELVVTGLYGKPFLSADRGLVLMPGENISLTCSSAHIPFDRFSLAKEGELSLPQHQSGEHPANFSLGPVDLNVSGIYRCYDSIHQDYTTQNLIRMAVAGLVLVALLAILVENWHSHTALNKEASADVAEPSWSQQMCQPGLTFARTPSVCK
- the FCAR gene encoding immunoglobulin alpha Fc receptor isoform g (isoform g is encoded by transcript variant 7) gives rise to the protein MDPKQTTLLCLGLYGKPFLSADRGLVLMPGENISLTCSSAHIPFDRFSLAKEGELSLPQHQSGEHPANFSLGPVDLNVSGIYRCYGWYNRSPYLWSFPSNALELVVTDSIHQDYTTQNLIRMAVAGLVLVALLAILVENWHSHTALNKEASADVAEPSWSQQMCQPGLTFARTPSVCK
- the FCAR gene encoding immunoglobulin alpha Fc receptor isoform d (isoform d is encoded by transcript variant 4); the encoded protein is MDPKQTTLLCLGDFPMPFISAKSSPVIPLDGSVKIQCQAIREAYLTQLMIIKNSTYREIGRRLKFWNETDPEFVIDHMDANKAGRYQCQYRIGHYRFRYSDTLELVVTGLYGKPFLSADRGLVLMPGENISLTCSSAHIPFDRFSLAKEGELSLPQHQSGEHPANFSLGPVDLNVSGIYRCYGWYNRSPYLWSFPSNALELVVTDSIHQDYTTQNLIRMAVAGLVLVALLAILVENWHSHTALNKEASADVAEPSWSQQMCQPGLTFARTPSVCK